The sequence CACAATGTTCCACAGCCCAGTAGCTGATATCTCCATCTTTCTGTTTAATCACAGTGGTAATAGAAATATCAAAGTTTTCATTCACGGTAGTATCTAATTCATGTAAGTCTAATTCTAATCCTAAAAACAAAGCATTAGAATCTCGCAAAACATTAAATGGCAGCGAATGAACTGAATTTTCTAATTCCATTGTTTTTCGATAATCTTCAAATCGATAAACGTTCCAATCTCCACCTGGAGAAAGATTAAATTCCCAATAATGACTAGAATAATGCCTTCCCAGAAAAAACTCGAAACATGTTGTTTCCCAAAGCCCATCTTTACGATTGGGATTTTTTTCTGTCGGAGGAAGTTCTATTTTATTTAAATCACCTTTGAGTATATAGTGAACGGTTAAGATATGATTTTCTCTGGCAACTTCACCTGTAATTTGCAAATCAATATTTACAGGCTTGAATGGCTGCAAAGAAAAAGTATGACTTCTCATAGTTCCTAGTATAAATTATATATTGGTCTAAT comes from Rivularia sp. PCC 7116 and encodes:
- a CDS encoding DOMON-like domain-containing protein, with translation MRSHTFSLQPFKPVNIDLQITGEVARENHILTVHYILKGDLNKIELPPTEKNPNRKDGLWETTCFEFFLGRHYSSHYWEFNLSPGGDWNVYRFEDYRKTMELENSVHSLPFNVLRDSNALFLGLELDLHELDTTVNENFDISITTVIKQKDGDISYWAVEHCGKEADFHLRDSFLFYV